ATGAGCTGAAACGTAACAAAGCTGATCTGAACAAACAACATATTGGTTACATCGAATCGCACTACCTGTATATGCGTAGTCTGCTGAACAAACCAGTAGAAGATAAGTACAAAGAATCCTACCAGTTCTACCTGGCACAGGCTAAGAAATTCTGGTTGCAACAGAGCACTTATACGCAGGCAATGCTGGCGATTGTATTAAATGATAAGGGCATTATCCAATCATTGAAAGAAAACGCCACCAACAATGCAGAGATGGGCATGTACTGGAAGAGTGTAACTGCTGGCTACTGGTGGTACCAGGCGCCGATTGAAACACAGGCCATGCTCATAGAAGCATTCCAGCGTGTAAGTCATGATTCTGGAGCCGTAGGCGATATGAAAACATGGTTGCTGAAGAACAAGCAGACCAATAACTGGCATACCACCAAAGCAACTGCCGACGCGTGTTATGCAATGCTCTTAGGTGGGGGCAACTGGTTGACTGCAAATCCTGAAATCACCATCCAGCTGGGCAAAACAACTGTGAAGGAAGAAAAGAAAGAAGCAGGTACCGGTTATTTCAAAAAACAATTCAACAATGAAGAAGTAAAACCTGCGATGGGTAAAATTGAAGTAAAAGTAGATGGCAGTAATGGTCAGCCTTCATGGGGCGCTGTGTACTGGCAATACTTTGAGCAGCTGGACAAAATCACCTCTGCTGCTACACCAATGACCCTGCAGAAACAGCTCTTCATCGAGAAGACAAATGACAATGGTCCTGTGCTGACAGCTATCGAAGATGGGAATCAACTGAAAGTAGGCGATAAGGTAAAAGCACGTATCGTGATGAAGGTAGACCGTGACATGGAATATGTACACCTGAAAGATATGCGTGCCGCATGTTTTGAACCTACGAATGTGATTAGTCAGAGTGGGTGGCAGAATGGAGTAAGTTATTACCAGAGCACGAAAGATGCGTCTACTAATTTCTTCTTCAGCCGTTTACCAAAAGGTACTTATGTGTTTGAATACAGCATGTTCGTAACACACAATGGAGACTTCAGTAACGGTATCAGTACTGTACAGTGTATGTATGCGCCTGAATTCAGTGCACATAGTGAAGGAATCCGGGTGAAAGTAATAGAGTAAAAAGAATGCAACCTTTTTGCCAGACGGCTGTCTTTATATTAAGACAGCCGTTTTTCGTTAGTGAACATCCCATGTACAAAATCGGGACAATATTGAATTTCCAGAATTGTCTAAACTATTGAAAATCAATTTTATCACAAAGTGGTATTTTTTAGTCCACACCAAGATTTCCGGGTCATGAAGCAAACCATCAGTATTCTCCTTGTCATGTTTCTGGCGGCCAATGTCACCGCACAACAAATGAAGATCATCAGTGATTCCCTTTACTCTGACAACCTGAAAGAGATGCGTCAGATTGAAGTAGAACTACCGGATGATTATGATCCCGCTTCAGGAAAAAAGTATGAAGTGATCTATGTGACGGATGGCGAATGGAACAATGACATCGTTGCACACATGCAGCGTTTTGTACAAATTCAATTTGTACCTCCCTGTATCGTAGTCAGTATGAAAAACATGGGAGTGCGTGACCGGGATTTTACACCCAGCCGTTTGCAAGGCAATTCCCGCTCAGGCGGAGCCGATAAATTCCTCGCCTTTATGAAGACTGAACTGATGCCCTACATTGAAAAAAAATACCCTGCCCGTGCGGACAACAGGGTATATGTAGGCTCATCGCTGGCTGGCTTATTTGGGATCTACGCTTTTCTGCATGCCCCGATGTTGTTTGAGTCTTACCTTATTTCAGACCCTGCGATGTGGTGGGACAATGGTTTGCTGCTTAAAGAAACAGGGGAGAAACTGGCGGGTATGAGCCAGGTACATGCATCGCTATACATTACCGGCAGGGAAGGAGCAGCGATGCGTGATATGGGGGTATCTCAGCTGGATTCTATTTTCAGGGGAAAAGCACCGGCTTCATTACACTGGAAAGTAACACCCTATGCAGGAGAGACGCATAATAGTATGATCTTTAAAACCGTGTTCGATGGACTGAAATTTACGTGGGCAGGGTATACTACAGATCAACCAAGATACCATCCCATGACGGGTATTGTGCTGAAAGATAAATCATTCCCGCTCTACATCTGGCCGGACGAAAGGTCTGACTGGCATTATACCACAGATGGTACGGTGCCTACAGCAGCATCACCACGCATTACCGGTAAACTGGATCTGACGATACCTGTACAATTTACCATCAAGTCTATATGTGTGAGAGATGAATATAGTGATACGATACGTGGTAGTTTTAAAGTAGGAACGACATTGAAATCTGAACCATTGCCAAAGCAGTTGAAATCCGGTGGCCTGGATACTTTGCCGGGATTATTAAAAGGCGGGATCAGGATTGATACAGATGGTTATTATGTATTTTTTATCGATACAGAAGACAGTGTGAAAATATCTCTGGGCAATGCAATGAGTAATGTAACTTTTGATAAGCAAAGTTTTATCGTGCCCTTACAAAAGGGATATTATCCGTTGAAAATTTCTTACAAAGGTGCAGCACCCCGTATAGAATGGATCACGCCTGCAAGCCCTGATTCAGGCCCACTGCCAGCTGCCGTACTGTACCCTCATCATTGAAGTTTTGAGCAAAAAGATTTTTTAAAATTGTTGGCTATTGCGGTACTGCCGGGCCTTGTCAGGAGTCTGCGTGCAGAATAAGTCATTTCTTCCATTGACCACTATCATTACGAGCTAGCGATTTTCGTATTATTTTGCATATCAAATGAATGTAGATTATCTGGTAGTAGGTCAGGGCATCGCAGGTACGATGCTAAGTTACAGCCTGATGCAGGCTGGAGCTTCTGTACTCGTCATAGACGAATACAAGGAAAACAGTTCTTCCCGTGTGGCGGCAGGTGTGGTAAATCCGGTTTCGGGCAGACGTTTTACAGTGGCGTGGTTGTACGACGAGATCTACCCGATAGCCCTGCGCACTTACCGTGAAATGGAGGGTTTGCTGGGGTTGCCAGTATATAAAGAACGGGATCTGTGGACAGTATTGCCTACAGAACAGCTGAAGACGGCATTCTTTGACAGAACGACAGGTCTGGATTATATGCGACGGCCATCGGACGCTGCTATAGCCCATTATGACCAGTGGTTGGATCAGCCTTTTGGCGCAGCCATTATAAAGGGGGGTACGGTGCTGCTGCAACAGTTATTGCCCATCTGGAGAGAATACCTGAAGAAACATAATTCCCTGCTGGAAGAGCGTTTCCTGCCTTCCCGGTTACAGGCAAAGTCAACCAGTGTCACTTATGGCGACATTCACGCCAGGGCAATGATCTTTTGCGACGGGGCCCAGACTACCCATAATCCCTGGTTCAGTTCAATCCCTTTTCTCCTGAATAAAGGTGAGGTACTGACAGTGCGGGTACCCGGATTTGAAACAGCAGATATCGTAAAGAGAAGTATATCAATGGTGCCCATACCTGGTCAAAACGACATCTATTGGGTAGGTGCCACATTTGCCTGGGACTATCCGGATGAAAACCCAACAGCCGAAAAGCGGGCTTTTCTCGAAAATGGACTCCGACAATTATTAAAAGTTCCCTATGAGGTGCTGGATCACCAGGCGGCAGTAAGGCCAAGCGGCACAGATCGCCGTCCTATGTTGGGTATGCACCCTGAAATGCCTTCTCTCGGCTTATTCAACGGCCTGGGAACCAAAGGGTCCAGCCTGGCACCAGCCATGGCGGCCCAAATGACGGCTCATTTGCTACGCAATGCCCCACTGTGGCAGGAAACCGATATAAAACGGTTTTTTAACAGGTATAAAGGTTAGAAATGCTGGCGGCAAACGTTATCTTTGCCGACCGTCCCAGCGAACTGCCGGGTCGGTTGAAAAGATATTTAAGAGCAACACATAAGGTATAGTATATGTACAGAACGCACACCTGTGGCGAGTTACGACTGGAGAATATAGGATCACCCGTAACCCTGGCCGGTTGGGTACAGACAGTCCGGAAATTCGGAAGCATTACTTTCGTGGATCTGCGTGACCGCTATGGTATCACGCAATTGTTGTTTAGCGAAGCCCTCAATCCACAACTGGATGAGCAGCCCCTGGGCCGTGAATTCGTTATACAGGCAGAAGGTACCGTAACTGAGCGTTCTAATAAAAATAAAAACATTCCTACCGGTGATATAGAGATCACAGTAGGCAAATTCACCATCCTGAACAAGGCGCAAACGCCTCCTTTCACCATCCAGGATGATACTGACGGTGGAGATGAGCTGCGTATGAAATACCGCTACCTCGACCTGCGCCGTAATATAGTAAGACAGAACCTTGAGCTGCGTTATCGTGTTAATAGAGCAGCACGTAACTTCCTTGACAGCAAAG
This Chitinophaga sancti DNA region includes the following protein-coding sequences:
- a CDS encoding alpha/beta hydrolase-fold protein, with product MKQTISILLVMFLAANVTAQQMKIISDSLYSDNLKEMRQIEVELPDDYDPASGKKYEVIYVTDGEWNNDIVAHMQRFVQIQFVPPCIVVSMKNMGVRDRDFTPSRLQGNSRSGGADKFLAFMKTELMPYIEKKYPARADNRVYVGSSLAGLFGIYAFLHAPMLFESYLISDPAMWWDNGLLLKETGEKLAGMSQVHASLYITGREGAAMRDMGVSQLDSIFRGKAPASLHWKVTPYAGETHNSMIFKTVFDGLKFTWAGYTTDQPRYHPMTGIVLKDKSFPLYIWPDERSDWHYTTDGTVPTAASPRITGKLDLTIPVQFTIKSICVRDEYSDTIRGSFKVGTTLKSEPLPKQLKSGGLDTLPGLLKGGIRIDTDGYYVFFIDTEDSVKISLGNAMSNVTFDKQSFIVPLQKGYYPLKISYKGAAPRIEWITPASPDSGPLPAAVLYPHH
- a CDS encoding FAD-binding oxidoreductase; this translates as MNVDYLVVGQGIAGTMLSYSLMQAGASVLVIDEYKENSSSRVAAGVVNPVSGRRFTVAWLYDEIYPIALRTYREMEGLLGLPVYKERDLWTVLPTEQLKTAFFDRTTGLDYMRRPSDAAIAHYDQWLDQPFGAAIIKGGTVLLQQLLPIWREYLKKHNSLLEERFLPSRLQAKSTSVTYGDIHARAMIFCDGAQTTHNPWFSSIPFLLNKGEVLTVRVPGFETADIVKRSISMVPIPGQNDIYWVGATFAWDYPDENPTAEKRAFLENGLRQLLKVPYEVLDHQAAVRPSGTDRRPMLGMHPEMPSLGLFNGLGTKGSSLAPAMAAQMTAHLLRNAPLWQETDIKRFFNRYKG